The Haloterrigena turkmenica DSM 5511 genome includes the window CAACTACTGGGCGCGGCTGATCAACATCCCGCAATCGCTCATCTGGCCCGTGATCTTCGTCCTCTGTGTGATCGGGGCGATCGCGCTTCGCGGAAACGTCTTCGACGCGTGGATCATGCTCGCCGCCGGCGGACTCGGATACGTGATGCGATTGCGCGGCTATCCGCTGGCGCCGATGGTGCTAGGACTGATCCTCGCGCCGATCGCCGAGGAGAACCTCCGGCGCTCGCTGGTCCTCTCCAACGGCTCGCTGGACATCTTCTACACCAGTCCGATCGCGCTCGTCGTCCTCCTCCTGAGCGTAACTGCGCTCCTGGTCCCGGCCGTGCGAGCGCTGCGAAGCTAGGTACGTCGGTCTCGAGCCGATCCCAGTTTTCCGTTCCGTCCGTTCGACGCCGACCGAGCGCCGTCCCTACTCGAGTCGCTCGGCCGGCGGTCGCCGGACGCGGTCGGCGATCGGATCGTCCAGCGGGAGCCGCATCGTTCGATTCAATTGCGACCGTTCGATCGTCTCGAAGCCGACGTTCTCATAGACGGTGACGGCGTGCCGGTTCTCGGTCGAGACGTCCAGCGACAGCGCCTCGTGGTCCCTGTCGTCGGCGTAGGCGATGAGCTGTCTGAGCAGTTCGCTTCCGATCCCCCGGTTCTGTGCGTCGGTGTCGACGAAGACGACGAACTCCGGGTCGGGTTCGTCGGCCGGCGTCACGGCGACGTGACCGACGATTCGGTCGTCGAGCGACGCGATCAGGTTCCAGCCGATCGACGTCAGTTCGTCGAGCCACGCTTCGATACGAGGGCGCGTGAACGGCGGGAGCCCCATCGTCGACGCCGACTCGTCGAGACCCTCGTACAGCTCGACGAGCGCCTCGAAATCGGTCGATCGATACGGGCGGACCAGGAACGGAACTCCCCGGTCGTCGATCGCTCGCGGGCACCGCGGCGGACAGCCGACCGTCCCTTCACACCCCGAGGGGTCCCAGTAGGTACAGACGGCCGACACCTCTCGAGTACTCATGGGAGATTCTACGGGATCCGACGATGTAAGCGTTCACGGGAACATCTTCGACCGAGACGGCCTCGAACGCTGATCGCCGGTACGTCTCGAGATCGAGCGATCGGACCGGTCCTCGTTGCCTCGACGGTCCGAACCTGATCGGGAGCGTACTTTTTTGTACTCGGCCGAACAGTATCCGGTATGCACACGGCGTTAGTCGTCCTTACCGACGAAACGGCAGATGAACGACTACTGGACGCTGCGAAACGGTACGCGTCGGGAACCGACACCGAGCTCCTTGTGTGTCGGTTCATCGATCGGAAGGAGTATCAGAACGACGCCCGCAACGAGGCGCGGGACGGCAAGCAGGTCAAGACCATCGAGATGATCGAGGAAGAGGCCGAAGAGGAGGCGACAGCCGTCGCGGACCGGGCCTTCGCGGACGGCGACGTCTCCTACACGGCGATCGGCGCGGCGGGAGAACTCCCTAAGAAGATCATCGAGGTCGCGGACGAACGTGACTGTGGCCACCTCTTCGTCTCCGGCCGGAAACGCTCGCCGACGGGGAAGGCGCTGTTCGGCGATATCGCCCAGGCGGTGCTCCTCCGGTTCGACGGGCCGGTAACGGTTACGACGAACTGACGGCGGTCGTCCGTCCTCCTCGAGACGATACCGATCCCGAAGACGACACTGATTCCGACATCGGTTCGGTCATTCCGTCGCGTCGGCCGGCGGACTGTCCCACTCCGAGGCGTCGTCCTGCGGTTCGTAGCCGAGCACGCCCTTCGCGTGCTCGATGCCGAACCACCGTGCGGCGTTTCCGCTGACCGCGTAGAACGTGTCGTAAGTCACCGAGTCGTCCTTGAGACAGCACTCGAGCATGTGCGCGAAGTCCCGTTGAGAGGTCCAGGAGGCCTTCAGCCGGTCGACCATTTCCTGGTACTCCTCGCTGCCCCGTTCCCACGAGCCCGTCTGTGACTGGTCCCAGACCTCGTCCTCGTCGACTTTGTGTTCCTCCCCGCGGTCGACCCCGCGCTCGGCGTCGCCGTAGGGGTGATCGTACTCCTCCGTTCGCACGCTCGAGATGCGCAGCGAGTACACCTGTTCCGGCGCGCCGTCGCGGCGCGCGTGGACGCGACAGATGTTCTCGCCGAATACCTTCGTCGCGCCGTAGTAGCCGTCGGGCTTCGGGAGCGTCTCGTGGGTGAGGCGGAACGGATCGAACTCGCTCGGGTAGTCCTCTTCGTAGAGATCCGGCGCGTGGTCCTCCTCGTAGAGCCCCATGACGCGCTGCGAGGACGCGAAGATGAGCGTTTCGACCCCGGCGTCCTCCATCGCCTTCAGGACGTTGTACGTGCCGATGACGTTCGGCTCGACGACCTCCTCGAACTCCGCACCGGCGTCGGACTGCGCGGCGAGGTGAATCACTGCGTCCTGGCCGTCGAACGCCGGCCGAATCGCCTCGTAGTCGGCGATGTCGGCGACGTGCGTCTCGTAGTCCGGGTGGTCGCTACGGTTCAGGAACGTGAACTCGTACTGCTCCTTGTCCAACAGATGGTTGAGAATCGCTTCGCCAGCTTCGCCGTACGGTCCAGTAACGAGTACGTTTTGCGTTGCCATCGATACGCCTGCCTACGGCCGACCACTATTTAATAGTTGGCGTCACCGGATTCGCCCTCGCCGTCGGATACGACCCTCGAGACGGCCGTCTATCGCGTTGTAGGAAGATGCGCTGTTTCGACAATATTGAAACTAAGTGGTATACCGTCCCCGTGAATTACAACAGTATGTGTGTAAAACAAGTACGCACTTTGCAATGGTAGTTAAGCGTATTTCAATATTATCGAAACAGCCTCGGAGAGGAGTCGACTGGCTCGACGACACGGACGGGGAGACCCACGATTCGCCGTTTGGCGATCCCCGGAATCCGTTCCGTTCTCCCCGCTCCGCTACTTCAGACGTCCGAATCAACGAAGTCGACGTCACTGGCGTCTCGATATCGCCTCGATCAGATGGCACTCGAGGTCAGTCGCCGCAACGACCCTCACTCAGTACTCGAGACCGATGACGCGGTTGGCGAGAAGGAGCGCGTAGGTGAGGCACACGCCCGTCAGTGCGAGACCGATAACCGCGGTCGAGAGTCCGAACTCGGCGGCAACCTCGGGGACGACCTGGCTGAACGCGACCCGACCGAACACCGTTGCGAAGAGGGCAAACGTAGAGACGGCCATACTGTGTCGCGACACTGTCACCGCACTCCGGATGTGAGGCCTCGAAGCGCAGCTATCTAAGCGCTGTGAAGTATCCGAACGCGTACTCGGCGTCCGCCTCTGACAATGTCGGAACGACTTCTGGATGGAGGAACACTATTATTTATTCGGCACCCGTCAGTACGGCGTACAATGGACTACACTGAAGAATCCGACCGAATTGTCGTTCGACTCGATCCCGGCGACGAAGTGTTGGCTTCCCTCGAGACGCTCCGCGACGACGCGGGACTCGAGCAGGGCTTTCTGATGGGGATCGGCGCCGTCGACGAGGTCGTCCTCGGCCACTACGACGTGTCCGAACAGGAGTACAACGAGGAGCGGTTCACCGGGCAGTACGAGGTGACGAGTTTCCTCGGAAACATCGGTCCCGATAAGATCCACACGCACATCCAACTCGGGGACGAAAACTTCGAGTCCCTCGGGGGCCACTGCTCGGAGGCGGTCGTCTCCGGGACGTTCGAGATCGTCGTCTTCCCGGGCAAGACCTCGCTCACCCACCAGCTGGACGAACGGACCGGCCTCGACGTCTTTGACCTCTGAGTCCGGGACCGACCCGGCCGGCCCGATACGGTGCCCTGATCGGGCTCGCGGTCGATCCTCTCGAGCCTCGGGGCGACGTTCGGCGTTTCCGAGGTCACTCGAGCTGGTCACGCCCGTCGCGACGCTGTGGAACGAACCGGAATCCCGGGTATCCCGTCGACCGAGACGACGGTCGATTGATCGACGCTGTAGCCGGCATTTCGCCGCTCGGTTCCCGCACCTCGATCGGGAAATGGCACAAACACCAGAATGATATAATAGTACGAAAATAGACATTCGTATTCTTCTCGAGATGCAGTTCGAATCCAAATATGCTCGATACACGACACAGTATCGCTCCTGAAGGCATTTCTATGACATCTATCTTCGACCGCCTAGTATCGAGAGAGTATAGTTGGAACAGGCGAAAGTAGAGCGGGAAAGAGGGCGTATATGTCGATAAAAGCCTCATAAATTGGCCCATATGATAGTGTTAAATCGGATTTGGTGCCAATACGAACCTTCCATTACTGTATTACTCATTATAGATATTTCCCAGATACTGTATGTGAGTAGGTACTATATCTGGCGGGATTAGATCCGGTTGCGTGGCAGAGGAAAACGTCGACTGACTACCAGTTGGCCGACGCCCGAGGCAGTCGGTCCGCGACGGTGATACCACTGACAGCAAAACCGAACGTATCGAGAACGGAGTTCAACACCGTAGGAGAGTATCGAGCAACTGCAGTCGAAAGCGTCGGTCGAAACGACGGTGGAAAACGAAACGGACCGCTTACGCGAGGCCGAGCGTCTCCTCGGCCTCAAGGAGCTCGTGGTACCGGTTTCGAATCGTCACTTCGGAGATGTCTGCGACGTCGCTGACGGCGGCCTGTGTGGTCTTCTCATTGGTCAGCAGCGCGGCGGCGTAGACCGCGGCGGCCGCGAGGCCGACCGGCGACTTGCCGCTGTGGACGCCCTTCTCCTTGGCGTTCTGGAGGAGGGCACGGGCGCGATGCTCGGCCTCGTCCGAGAGGTCCAGTCCCGAGGCGAAGCGGGGGACGTAGCTCTCGGGGTCGGCGGGCTGGACCTCGAGGCCCAGTTCCCGGACCACGTAGCGGTAGGTGCGGGCGATCTCGTTTTTCTCGACGCGGGAGACGTCGGCGATCTCGTCCAGGCTACGGGGGACGCCGGCCTGGCGGGCGGCGGCGTAGACGCAGGCCGTCGAGACGCCCTCGATCGAACGGCCGGGGAGCAGATCCTCGTCGAGCGCGCGGCGGTAGATGACGGAGGCGGTCTCGCGGACGTTCGTCGGCAGACCCAGCGCGGAGGCCATGCGGTCGATCTCACCGAGGGCCTGCTTCAGGTTGCGCTCCTTGGAGTCTCGCGTGCGGAACCGCTCGTTCCACTTGCGCAGGCGCTGCATCTTCTCGCGCTGGCGCGAGCCCAGGGAGTTCCCGTAGGCGTCCTTGTTGCGCCAGTCGATGTTCGTCGAGAGCCCCTTGTCGTGCATCGTGTTCGTCGTGGGTGCGCCCACGCGGGACTTCTCGTTCTTCTCGGTGGCGTCGAAGGCCCGCCACTCGGGGCCGCGGTCGACCGAGTCCTCCTCGACGACCAGTCCGCAGTCCTCACAGACCGTCTCGCCGTGCTCGTCGTCGACGACGAGGTTGCCCGCACACTCGGGGCAGTCGAGGTTGCTCTGCTCGCTTTCGTCCGTCGTTTCGGTCGTGTCGTCTGTTTCGCGTTCGGTACGCCGTACTCTTGTGTTCGATGGTGTGTTGCTCATACGATGGCGAATGCTGACCGGCCGAACTGGCTGCAAAAGCCCGGACGGATTCGTTACCTTCCACGTTCAGACACTCGATGGTTAAGGGTTTCGGAATCGCGAGCAGACAGCTCTCGAGAGCGGATAATTCGCCGGAACTAGTATGAACGATCGGGACAATCATGACCGATGTCTCGCCGAACCGGAGCCCCCAACTTCCGTCCCTTCGAACCGCCGCTATGGACCTCGCAGTCGGTAGCACGAACCCGACCAAGATCGATGCCGTCGAACGGACCCTCGAGCGATTCGACCCGACCGTCGTCGACGTGGGGGTCGACTCCGGCGTCCCCGAGCAGCCGTGGTCGATCGAGGAGACCGTTACCGGCGCCGAGAACCGCGCCCGGCGTGCGCTCGCGGCGACCGACGCCGACTACGGGATCGGCCTCGAGGGCGGCGTCGCCCGTATCGACGGCGTCCCGGGGCTCTCACTGATCATGTGGGCCGCGGCGACGGACGGCGACCGACTGGAACGCGGCGGCGGGCCGACGCTTCGCCTCCCGGACGACGTGGCGCGTCGGCTCGAGGACGGCGCGGAGCTGGGACCGGTGATGGACGACCGTCTCGGCACGGACGGGATCGCCGAGGCCGAGGGCGCCGCCGGCGTTTTGACGGCCGGCCTGACGAGCCGAACGCGAGCGCTCGGCGAAGCGGTTGCATGCGCGTTCGGTCCGTTCGTCGCGGGAGCGTCGAGTCCCGACCGCGCCTAGCGCTGCAGTATCGTAGCGCGACCCATCACCGGATCTGACAGACCGAAGGGGATTACCGTCAGAAACACGTGATGGTCTATCACATCTGACGCTCATCAAAAGGCATATATTAACCGCACGTACCAACGGAAGCTTTCTATCCCATTATGGTCCCATTAACCACCAGCCAAACCGCACGCAGGCGTCGGGTTAACCGCACGTACCAAACCCCCTAAGGGCGTTCCTGCCATCGAACGAAGTATGAGCACTGCAATGGCGGC containing:
- a CDS encoding NAD-dependent epimerase/dehydratase family protein, giving the protein MATQNVLVTGPYGEAGEAILNHLLDKEQYEFTFLNRSDHPDYETHVADIADYEAIRPAFDGQDAVIHLAAQSDAGAEFEEVVEPNVIGTYNVLKAMEDAGVETLIFASSQRVMGLYEEDHAPDLYEEDYPSEFDPFRLTHETLPKPDGYYGATKVFGENICRVHARRDGAPEQVYSLRISSVRTEEYDHPYGDAERGVDRGEEHKVDEDEVWDQSQTGSWERGSEEYQEMVDRLKASWTSQRDFAHMLECCLKDDSVTYDTFYAVSGNAARWFGIEHAKGVLGYEPQDDASEWDSPPADATE
- a CDS encoding GNAT family N-acetyltransferase: MSTREVSAVCTYWDPSGCEGTVGCPPRCPRAIDDRGVPFLVRPYRSTDFEALVELYEGLDESASTMGLPPFTRPRIEAWLDELTSIGWNLIASLDDRIVGHVAVTPADEPDPEFVVFVDTDAQNRGIGSELLRQLIAYADDRDHEALSLDVSTENRHAVTVYENVGFETIERSQLNRTMRLPLDDPIADRVRRPPAERLE
- the yjjX gene encoding inosine/xanthosine triphosphatase, translating into MDLAVGSTNPTKIDAVERTLERFDPTVVDVGVDSGVPEQPWSIEETVTGAENRARRALAATDADYGIGLEGGVARIDGVPGLSLIMWAAATDGDRLERGGGPTLRLPDDVARRLEDGAELGPVMDDRLGTDGIAEAEGAAGVLTAGLTSRTRALGEAVACAFGPFVAGASSPDRA
- a CDS encoding universal stress protein produces the protein MHTALVVLTDETADERLLDAAKRYASGTDTELLVCRFIDRKEYQNDARNEARDGKQVKTIEMIEEEAEEEATAVADRAFADGDVSYTAIGAAGELPKKIIEVADERDCGHLFVSGRKRSPTGKALFGDIAQAVLLRFDGPVTVTTN
- a CDS encoding PPC domain-containing DNA-binding protein, producing the protein MDYTEESDRIVVRLDPGDEVLASLETLRDDAGLEQGFLMGIGAVDEVVLGHYDVSEQEYNEERFTGQYEVTSFLGNIGPDKIHTHIQLGDENFESLGGHCSEAVVSGTFEIVVFPGKTSLTHQLDERTGLDVFDL
- a CDS encoding transcription initiation factor IIB, which codes for MSNTPSNTRVRRTERETDDTTETTDESEQSNLDCPECAGNLVVDDEHGETVCEDCGLVVEEDSVDRGPEWRAFDATEKNEKSRVGAPTTNTMHDKGLSTNIDWRNKDAYGNSLGSRQREKMQRLRKWNERFRTRDSKERNLKQALGEIDRMASALGLPTNVRETASVIYRRALDEDLLPGRSIEGVSTACVYAAARQAGVPRSLDEIADVSRVEKNEIARTYRYVVRELGLEVQPADPESYVPRFASGLDLSDEAEHRARALLQNAKEKGVHSGKSPVGLAAAAVYAAALLTNEKTTQAAVSDVADISEVTIRNRYHELLEAEETLGLA